The following coding sequences are from one Halorubrum sp. BOL3-1 window:
- a CDS encoding elongation factor EF-2 produces the protein MGRRKKIVQECERLMDTPENIRNIAIAAHVDHGKTTLSDNLLAGAGMISQDTAGEQLAMDTKEDEQERGITIDAANVSMTHEYEDTNHLINLIDTPGHVDFGGDVTRAMRAVDGALVVVDAVEGAMPQTETVLRQALREGVKPALFINKVDRLISELQEGPQEMQQRLLSVISDVNELIRGMAENMDDIPEDWTVSVEDGTVGFGSALYKWGVSMPSMQRTGMDFADIMEMEQNDKRQELNERTPLSDVVLDMVCEHFPNPVDAQPRRVPRIWRGDSESELADTMRLVDEDGEVVLMVTDISMDPHAGEIATGRVFSGTLEKGQELYVSGTARKNRIQSVGLFMGSEREEVDRVPAGNIASVTGLRDGIAGSTVSSVEMTPFESIEHISEPVITKSVEAQNMDDLPKLIETLQQVAKEDPTIQIEINEDTGEHLISGQGELHLEVITQRIRDNQGIPVITGEPIVVFREQPQEASREVEGQSPNRHNKFYLTVEPMDQDIVDDIQLGEISMDMPELERREALQEAGMDKDTSQNVEDIHRTNILIDDTKGIQHLNETMELVLEGLQEALDDGPLAAEPVQGSLFRLHDAKLHEDTIHRGPAQVIPAVRDAVHRSLIDGEVRLLEPIQDVRIDVPSEHMGAASGEIQGRRGRVDDMYQEGDLMVVEGIAPVEEMIGFSSDIRSATEGRASWNTENAGFRVLVDNLQREKIMEIRERKGMKLELPQSIDYF, from the coding sequence ATGGGCCGACGCAAGAAGATAGTTCAGGAATGTGAGCGGCTGATGGACACCCCGGAGAACATCCGGAACATCGCCATCGCCGCCCACGTCGACCACGGGAAGACGACGCTCTCCGACAACCTGCTGGCCGGCGCCGGCATGATCTCGCAGGACACCGCGGGCGAGCAGCTCGCGATGGACACGAAGGAGGACGAACAGGAGCGCGGTATCACCATCGACGCGGCGAACGTCTCGATGACCCACGAGTACGAGGACACCAACCACCTCATCAACCTCATCGACACTCCGGGTCACGTTGACTTCGGGGGCGACGTCACCCGCGCGATGCGCGCGGTCGACGGCGCCCTGGTGGTCGTCGACGCCGTCGAGGGCGCGATGCCCCAGACCGAGACGGTGCTCCGGCAGGCGCTCCGCGAGGGCGTGAAGCCGGCGCTTTTCATCAACAAGGTCGACCGCCTCATCTCGGAGCTCCAGGAGGGGCCCCAAGAGATGCAACAGCGGCTCCTGTCGGTGATATCGGATGTCAACGAGCTCATCCGCGGGATGGCCGAGAACATGGACGACATCCCCGAAGACTGGACGGTCTCCGTCGAGGACGGGACCGTCGGGTTCGGCTCCGCGCTGTACAAGTGGGGCGTCTCGATGCCGTCGATGCAGCGGACCGGAATGGACTTCGCGGACATCATGGAGATGGAGCAGAACGACAAGCGGCAGGAGCTCAACGAGCGCACGCCGCTGTCGGACGTCGTGCTCGACATGGTCTGTGAGCACTTCCCGAACCCGGTCGACGCTCAGCCCCGTCGCGTCCCGCGCATCTGGCGCGGTGATTCGGAGTCCGAACTGGCCGACACGATGCGGCTGGTCGACGAGGACGGCGAGGTCGTCCTCATGGTCACCGACATCTCCATGGACCCGCACGCGGGCGAGATCGCGACGGGTCGCGTCTTCTCCGGCACCTTGGAGAAGGGCCAGGAGCTGTACGTCTCCGGGACCGCCCGGAAGAACCGCATCCAGAGCGTCGGGCTGTTCATGGGGTCGGAGCGCGAGGAAGTGGACCGCGTCCCGGCGGGGAACATCGCGTCGGTCACCGGCCTGCGCGACGGCATCGCCGGCTCCACCGTCTCCTCCGTGGAGATGACGCCGTTCGAGTCGATCGAACACATCTCCGAGCCGGTCATCACGAAGTCCGTCGAGGCCCAGAACATGGACGACCTGCCGAAGCTCATCGAGACGCTCCAGCAGGTCGCCAAGGAGGACCCGACGATCCAGATCGAGATCAACGAGGACACGGGCGAGCACCTCATCAGCGGGCAGGGGGAGCTCCACCTCGAAGTGATCACCCAGCGGATCCGCGACAACCAGGGCATCCCGGTCATCACCGGCGAACCGATCGTCGTGTTCCGCGAGCAGCCCCAGGAGGCGTCCCGCGAGGTCGAGGGGCAGTCACCGAACCGGCACAACAAGTTCTACCTCACCGTCGAGCCGATGGACCAGGACATCGTCGACGACATCCAGCTCGGTGAGATCTCGATGGACATGCCCGAGTTAGAGCGCCGCGAGGCGCTGCAGGAGGCCGGCATGGACAAGGACACCTCGCAGAACGTTGAGGACATCCACCGGACCAACATCCTCATCGACGACACGAAGGGGATCCAGCACCTCAACGAGACGATGGAACTCGTCTTGGAGGGGCTTCAGGAAGCGCTCGACGACGGCCCGCTGGCCGCCGAGCCGGTCCAGGGGTCGCTGTTCCGACTCCACGACGCGAAGCTCCACGAGGACACCATCCACCGCGGTCCCGCGCAGGTCATCCCGGCGGTCCGCGACGCGGTCCACCGCTCGCTGATCGACGGCGAGGTCCGCCTGCTGGAGCCGATTCAGGACGTCCGGATCGACGTGCCCAGCGAACACATGGGCGCTGCTTCCGGCGAGATCCAGGGTCGTCGCGGCCGCGTCGACGACATGTACCAGGAGGGCGACCTCATGGTCGTCGAGGGCATCGCGCCCGTCGAGGAGATGATCGGCTTCTCCTCCGACATCCGCTCGGCAACCGAGGGTCGCGCCTCGTGGAACACCGAGAACGCGGGCTTCCGCGTGCTCGTCGACAACCTCCAGCGCGAGAAGATCATGGAGATCCGCGAGCGCAAGGGGATGAAGCTCGAACTGCCGCAGTCGATCGACTACTTCTAA
- a CDS encoding putative quinol monooxygenase, with protein MIVLHAIFRIDPEDLDEALDHAQTLVEESNREEGTIDYRAATDVEDEATIRFFEQYEDEAAFEAHTQTDHYQAFEAALPDLLAGEPEVLRFEVDSVEELDL; from the coding sequence ATGATCGTGTTACACGCCATTTTTCGGATCGACCCGGAGGATCTCGACGAGGCGCTCGACCACGCCCAGACCCTTGTGGAGGAGTCGAACCGCGAGGAGGGAACGATCGACTACCGCGCGGCGACGGACGTCGAGGACGAGGCGACGATCCGATTCTTCGAGCAGTACGAGGACGAGGCGGCCTTCGAGGCGCACACGCAGACCGACCACTATCAGGCGTTCGAGGCGGCGCTGCCCGACCTGCTCGCCGGCGAGCCCGAGGTGCTGCGCTTCGAGGTCGACTCGGTCGAGGAGCTCGACCTGTAG
- a CDS encoding PPC domain-containing DNA-binding protein, whose amino-acid sequence MYHREVEPTAEYVARFETGADWREEIESLAREEDVEAGWFTALGAVQDAEVWFYDQEDTEYRSVTFDEPLEVAACVGNVSLLEGDAFAHTHVVLSRPSGQALAGHLDSATVWAGECHLRAFAEPLERSHDEVTDLDLWL is encoded by the coding sequence ATGTACCATCGCGAGGTCGAACCCACGGCGGAGTACGTCGCCCGGTTCGAGACGGGCGCCGACTGGCGCGAGGAGATCGAGTCTCTCGCCCGTGAGGAGGACGTCGAGGCCGGCTGGTTCACGGCGCTCGGCGCGGTTCAGGACGCGGAGGTCTGGTTCTACGACCAGGAGGACACTGAGTACCGCTCGGTCACCTTCGACGAGCCGCTGGAGGTGGCCGCCTGCGTGGGTAACGTCTCGCTTTTGGAGGGGGACGCGTTCGCGCACACCCACGTCGTGCTCTCGCGGCCGAGCGGGCAGGCGCTCGCGGGACACCTCGACTCGGCGACCGTCTGGGCCGGCGAGTGTCACCTGCGCGCGTTCGCGGAGCCGCTCGAACGCTCCCACGACGAGGTCACGGACCTCGACCTGTGGCTGTGA
- a CDS encoding NifU family protein encodes MSTDATDADNDLRERITNFLRRNFPQIQMHGGSAAINHLDREKGEVTIQLGGACSGCGISPMTIQAIKSRMVKEIPEIETVHADTGAAAGADGDLGGTGSGGTSPSFPGETTDDDGGDEGPQAPF; translated from the coding sequence ATGAGTACCGACGCGACTGACGCGGACAACGATCTCCGCGAGCGGATCACGAACTTCCTGCGGCGCAACTTCCCGCAGATCCAGATGCACGGCGGCAGCGCCGCCATCAACCACCTCGACCGCGAGAAGGGCGAGGTGACGATCCAGCTCGGCGGCGCCTGTTCCGGCTGCGGTATCTCTCCGATGACGATCCAAGCGATCAAGTCCCGGATGGTCAAGGAGATCCCCGAGATCGAGACAGTCCACGCCGACACCGGCGCGGCCGCCGGCGCTGACGGGGACCTCGGCGGAACCGGCAGCGGCGGGACGTCTCCCTCCTTCCCTGGGGAGACCACCGACGACGACGGCGGCGACGAAGGCCCGCAGGCCCCGTTCTGA
- a CDS encoding DNA-directed DNA polymerase II large subunit, giving the protein MRPDDERYFAQIEERLDEAWSVAETAKEQGRDPEPEIEIPVARDMADRVENILGIDGVAERVRELEGEMSREEAALELVTDFVDGNVGDYDSREGKIEGAVRTAVALLTEGVVAAPIEGIDRVELLENDDGTEFVNVYYAGPIRSAGGTAQALSVLVADYARSLLGVDEYKPRDAEVERYAEEIALYDKETGLQYTPKDKESKFIAKHIPVMLDGEATGDEEVSGFRDLERVDTNSARGGMCLVTAEGIALKAPKIQRYTRDLDEVDWPWLQDLIDGTIGEDGAGDDDEAGDAEGGAAEGDDAESDAAADPDDGSTDGDKPAGALRADSSQKFLRDLIAGRPVFTHPSEAGGFRLRYGRARNHGFATGGVHPATMHIVDDFLAAGTQIKTERPGKAHGVVPVDSIEGPTVRLANGEVRRIDDPEEAKAVRNGVEKVLDLGEYLVNYGEFVENNHPLAPASYAPEWWVQEFEAAGADVEALRDDPHVDLERPTAERALAWANEYDCPLHPEYTYLWHDASVDAFAALADAVAAGEVVEGVLAIERTDRVQDALESLLVEHAATPDALRISTWRPLARSLGIDDGLRKTWDADDLSAAARGYANGENAIEAVDEVAPFEVRERAPTRIGNRMGRPEKSESRDLSPAVHTLFPINEAGGPQRDVSEAANVMDDTGHRGRHELEVSDRVCPDCGEHTYEARCPDCDVHTEPHYECGDCGTVCEPDEAGRVECPNCEWEVTAATYQEVDVNDAYRSALETVGERESAFEILKGVQGLTSRNKTPEPMEKGVLRAKNGVTSFKDGTVRYDMTDLPVTAVKPEELDVTADHFRELGYETDVDGEPLRHDDQVVELRVQDIVLSDGAAEHMLKTADFVDDLLDQFYGLDRFYEVNERDDLVGELVFGMAPHTSAATVGRVVGFTSAAVGYAHPYFHAAKRRNCFHPETTVAYLKDGERREVSIETFVESRLEDPRTDDFGTLVEELDGDVRVPSIDEHGNTTTRSVTAVSKHPTQDHLVRIRTTSGRTIRVTPGHTMLRVADGDIHQTPARELAAGDRVPEADPRDRERATDASAASADGGVDTDEIVETEIVESDVEYTYNLTVSGTHTLAANGLWTQQCDGDEDCVMLLMDGLLNFSKTFLPDQRGGKMDAPLVMSSRIDPSEIDDEAHNMDIAREYPREFYEATTEMADPEEVEDLIQLGEDTLGTDEEYHGFDHTHDTTDIAMGPDLSAYKTLGDMMEKMDAQLELARKLRAVDETDVAERVIEYHFLPDIIGNLRAFSRQETRCLDCGEKYRRMPLTGECRECGGRVNLTVHEGSVSKYVDTAIEVAERFDCRPYTKQRLKVLDQSLESIFEDDTNKQSGIADFM; this is encoded by the coding sequence ATGAGACCGGACGACGAGCGCTACTTCGCGCAGATCGAAGAGCGCCTCGACGAGGCTTGGTCGGTCGCGGAGACGGCCAAAGAGCAGGGCCGGGACCCGGAGCCGGAAATCGAGATTCCGGTCGCCCGCGACATGGCCGACCGCGTCGAGAACATCCTCGGGATCGACGGGGTCGCGGAGCGCGTCCGCGAACTTGAGGGGGAGATGTCGCGCGAGGAGGCGGCCTTGGAGTTGGTCACCGACTTCGTCGACGGCAACGTCGGCGACTACGACTCCCGCGAGGGGAAGATCGAAGGAGCCGTCCGGACCGCGGTCGCGCTGCTGACCGAGGGGGTCGTCGCCGCGCCGATCGAGGGGATCGACCGGGTCGAGTTGCTGGAGAACGACGACGGCACCGAGTTCGTCAACGTCTATTACGCCGGCCCGATCCGGTCGGCGGGCGGGACCGCGCAGGCGCTGTCCGTGCTCGTCGCCGACTACGCCCGGTCGCTGCTCGGCGTCGACGAGTACAAGCCCCGCGACGCGGAGGTCGAGCGGTACGCCGAGGAGATCGCCTTATACGACAAGGAGACCGGCCTCCAGTACACGCCGAAGGACAAGGAGTCGAAGTTCATCGCCAAGCACATCCCCGTCATGCTCGACGGGGAGGCCACGGGCGACGAAGAGGTCTCGGGGTTCCGCGACCTCGAACGGGTCGACACGAACTCCGCGCGCGGCGGGATGTGTCTCGTCACCGCCGAGGGGATCGCGCTGAAGGCCCCGAAGATCCAGCGGTATACCCGCGATCTCGACGAGGTCGACTGGCCGTGGCTTCAGGACCTGATCGACGGGACGATCGGGGAAGACGGCGCCGGCGACGATGACGAGGCGGGAGACGCGGAGGGCGGCGCCGCGGAGGGCGACGACGCCGAAAGCGACGCGGCGGCGGACCCCGACGACGGCTCGACCGACGGAGACAAACCGGCCGGGGCGCTCCGGGCCGACTCCTCTCAGAAGTTCCTCCGCGACCTCATCGCGGGCCGACCCGTGTTCACGCATCCGAGCGAGGCGGGCGGGTTCCGGCTCCGGTACGGTCGCGCGCGCAACCACGGGTTCGCGACCGGCGGGGTCCACCCCGCGACGATGCACATCGTCGACGACTTCCTCGCCGCCGGGACGCAGATCAAGACGGAGCGACCCGGGAAGGCCCACGGCGTCGTTCCCGTCGACTCCATCGAGGGACCGACGGTCCGGCTCGCGAACGGCGAGGTCCGTCGGATCGACGACCCCGAGGAGGCGAAAGCGGTTCGAAACGGGGTCGAGAAGGTGCTCGATTTAGGCGAGTACCTCGTTAATTACGGGGAGTTCGTCGAGAACAACCACCCGCTTGCGCCGGCGTCGTACGCCCCCGAGTGGTGGGTTCAGGAGTTCGAGGCGGCCGGCGCGGACGTCGAGGCGCTGCGCGACGACCCCCACGTCGACCTCGAGCGCCCGACCGCCGAGCGGGCGCTCGCGTGGGCGAACGAGTACGACTGCCCGCTCCACCCCGAGTACACCTACCTCTGGCACGACGCGTCGGTCGACGCGTTCGCGGCGCTCGCCGACGCGGTCGCCGCGGGCGAGGTCGTCGAGGGCGTCCTCGCTATCGAGCGCACGGACCGGGTTCAGGACGCGCTGGAATCGCTGCTGGTCGAACACGCCGCGACGCCGGACGCGCTCCGAATCTCGACGTGGCGGCCGCTCGCCCGGTCGCTCGGGATTGACGACGGACTGCGGAAGACGTGGGACGCCGACGACCTCTCCGCGGCCGCCCGCGGCTACGCCAACGGCGAGAACGCGATCGAGGCGGTCGACGAGGTCGCTCCCTTCGAGGTGCGCGAGCGCGCGCCGACCCGGATCGGCAACCGGATGGGTCGCCCGGAGAAGTCGGAGAGCCGCGACCTCTCCCCGGCGGTCCACACGCTCTTCCCGATCAACGAGGCGGGCGGTCCCCAGCGCGACGTCTCCGAGGCCGCGAACGTGATGGACGACACCGGCCACCGCGGGCGGCACGAGCTGGAGGTCTCGGACCGCGTCTGTCCCGACTGCGGCGAGCACACCTACGAGGCGCGGTGTCCGGACTGCGACGTCCACACCGAGCCGCACTACGAGTGCGGCGACTGCGGCACGGTCTGCGAGCCGGACGAGGCCGGCCGCGTCGAGTGCCCGAACTGCGAGTGGGAGGTGACGGCCGCGACCTACCAGGAGGTCGATGTCAACGACGCGTACCGCTCCGCGTTAGAGACCGTCGGGGAGCGCGAGTCGGCCTTCGAGATCCTGAAGGGCGTTCAGGGGCTCACCTCGCGGAACAAGACCCCCGAGCCGATGGAGAAGGGCGTCCTCCGCGCGAAGAACGGCGTCACCTCGTTCAAGGACGGGACGGTCCGGTACGACATGACCGACCTCCCGGTGACGGCGGTCAAGCCCGAGGAGCTGGACGTCACCGCGGACCACTTCCGCGAGCTGGGGTACGAGACCGACGTTGACGGCGAGCCGCTGCGCCACGACGACCAGGTCGTCGAGCTGCGCGTCCAGGACATCGTCCTCTCGGACGGCGCGGCCGAGCACATGCTCAAGACCGCGGACTTCGTCGACGACCTGCTCGATCAGTTCTACGGCCTCGACCGCTTCTACGAGGTGAACGAGCGCGACGACCTCGTCGGCGAGCTCGTCTTCGGGATGGCCCCCCACACGAGCGCCGCGACTGTCGGGAGAGTGGTAGGATTCACGTCGGCCGCCGTGGGATACGCGCATCCGTACTTCCACGCCGCGAAACGGCGGAACTGCTTCCACCCCGAGACGACGGTCGCGTACTTGAAAGACGGGGAGCGCCGAGAGGTCTCAATCGAGACGTTCGTCGAATCCCGGCTCGAAGATCCTCGAACCGATGACTTCGGGACGCTCGTCGAAGAACTCGACGGCGACGTTCGCGTCCCCTCGATCGACGAACACGGGAACACAACGACCCGGTCGGTGACCGCAGTCTCCAAACATCCGACTCAGGACCATCTCGTACGGATCCGGACGACTTCCGGGCGAACGATCCGGGTTACCCCGGGTCACACGATGCTCCGAGTCGCCGACGGAGATATCCACCAGACGCCCGCCCGTGAGCTGGCCGCCGGCGACCGCGTTCCCGAGGCGGACCCCCGAGACCGCGAGCGGGCGACCGACGCTTCGGCGGCTAGTGCCGACGGGGGGGTCGATACCGACGAGATCGTCGAAACGGAGATCGTCGAGAGTGACGTTGAGTACACCTACAATCTCACGGTTTCTGGGACGCATACGCTCGCTGCGAACGGATTGTGGACCCAGCAGTGTGACGGCGACGAGGACTGCGTGATGCTTCTCATGGACGGGCTTCTCAACTTCTCAAAAACTTTTTTGCCAGATCAGAGAGGTGGAAAAATGGACGCACCCCTGGTGATGTCCTCCCGTATCGATCCCTCAGAGATCGACGACGAGGCGCACAACATGGACATCGCGCGGGAGTACCCGCGGGAGTTCTACGAGGCGACGACGGAGATGGCGGACCCGGAGGAGGTCGAGGACCTGATCCAACTCGGCGAGGACACGCTCGGGACCGACGAGGAGTACCACGGGTTCGACCACACCCACGACACGACGGACATCGCGATGGGGCCGGATCTCTCGGCGTACAAGACGCTCGGTGACATGATGGAAAAGATGGACGCGCAGTTGGAGCTGGCCCGGAAGCTGCGCGCGGTCGACGAGACGGACGTGGCCGAGCGCGTGATCGAATACCACTTCCTGCCGGACATCATCGGGAACCTCCGCGCCTTCTCGCGGCAGGAGACGCGCTGTCTCGACTGCGGCGAGAAGTACCGGCGGATGCCCCTGACCGGCGAGTGCCGCGAGTGCGGCGGCCGCGTGAACCTCACGGTCCACGAGGGGTCGGTGAGCAAGTACGTCGACACCGCTATCGAGGTCGCGGAGCGGTTCGACTGTCGACCCTACACGAAACAGCGGCTGAAGGTGTTAGACCAGTCGCTGGAGTCGATCTTCGAGGACGACACCAACAAGCAGTCCGGCATTGCGGACTTCATGTGA
- the katG gene encoding catalase/peroxidase HPI, translating to MASNTQNWWPDQLDLGLLDQNASDAGPHGADFDYAAAFEELDLDEVKADIEDLLTTSQDWWPADYGHYGPLMIRMAWHSAGTYRTTDGRGGASGGTQRFSPVDSWPDNANLDKARRLLWPVKRKYGRNLSWADLLVLSGNVAMESMGFKTFGFAGGREDAFKADEGVDWGPEKEMMDDKRHDEEGNLQGDLAADHMGLIYVNPEGPGGRPDPKESAKYVRQSFDRMAMNDEETVALCAGGHTFGKVHGADSDENLGAPPAEAPIERQGLGWENEHGEGKGADTITSGIEGPWTESPIEWDMDYVDNLLEYEWEVHEGPGGAWQWRPKDGELQGAAEHAHDEDEGATPMMLTTDVALKRDPDYREILERFQANPMEFGITFAKAWYKLIHRDMGPPERFLGPEVPDEAMMWQDPIPDADYDLVGDEEVAELKTEILESGLSTRQLVKTAWASASTYRDSDKRGGANGGRIRLRPQRDWEVNEPEQLATVLDTLREIKEEFNGSRSDDVRVSLADLIVLGGNAAVEESAAEAGYDVAVPFEPGRTDASQDWTDIESFEALKPKADGFRNYRSDDAERQPEELLVDRSDLLNLTAHEMTALVGGMRTLAANYRDSELGVFTDEPGTLTNDFFVNLLSMEYEWEPVDDGDVYELIDRETGETDWKGSRVDLVFGSNARLRAISEAYGAEDAEELFVEDFVDAWSKVMTLDRFDLE from the coding sequence ATGGCTAGTAATACGCAGAACTGGTGGCCGGACCAGTTGGACTTAGGGCTACTCGATCAGAACGCCTCCGACGCCGGCCCGCACGGGGCGGACTTCGACTACGCGGCGGCGTTCGAGGAGCTCGACCTCGACGAGGTCAAGGCGGACATCGAAGACCTGCTGACGACCTCCCAAGACTGGTGGCCGGCAGATTACGGTCACTACGGACCGCTGATGATCAGAATGGCGTGGCACAGCGCCGGTACGTACCGCACTACCGACGGACGCGGAGGCGCGTCCGGCGGCACGCAGCGGTTCTCGCCCGTGGACAGCTGGCCGGACAACGCGAACTTAGACAAGGCTCGACGGCTGCTGTGGCCGGTCAAACGGAAGTACGGACGGAACCTCTCGTGGGCCGACCTACTGGTTCTCTCCGGTAACGTCGCCATGGAGTCGATGGGCTTCAAGACGTTCGGCTTCGCCGGCGGGCGTGAGGACGCGTTCAAAGCCGACGAGGGCGTCGACTGGGGGCCCGAAAAGGAGATGATGGACGACAAGCGCCACGACGAGGAGGGCAACCTCCAAGGCGATCTCGCCGCGGACCACATGGGCCTGATCTACGTGAACCCGGAGGGCCCTGGCGGTCGTCCCGACCCGAAGGAGTCCGCGAAGTACGTCCGGCAGTCGTTCGATCGGATGGCGATGAACGACGAGGAGACGGTCGCTCTCTGTGCCGGCGGCCACACGTTCGGAAAAGTCCACGGCGCCGACTCCGACGAAAATCTCGGGGCGCCGCCCGCCGAGGCACCGATCGAACGGCAGGGACTCGGCTGGGAGAATGAGCACGGCGAGGGTAAGGGGGCCGACACGATCACGAGCGGTATCGAGGGTCCCTGGACGGAGTCACCCATCGAGTGGGACATGGACTACGTCGACAACCTGCTCGAATACGAGTGGGAGGTCCACGAAGGCCCGGGCGGCGCGTGGCAGTGGCGACCGAAGGACGGAGAGCTACAGGGGGCGGCGGAACACGCACACGACGAAGACGAGGGCGCGACTCCGATGATGCTCACGACCGACGTCGCGCTCAAGCGAGACCCGGACTACCGGGAGATCCTCGAGCGGTTCCAAGCGAACCCGATGGAGTTCGGGATCACCTTCGCCAAGGCGTGGTACAAGCTGATCCACCGGGATATGGGCCCGCCGGAGCGGTTCCTCGGCCCGGAGGTCCCCGACGAGGCGATGATGTGGCAGGATCCCATCCCCGACGCCGACTACGATCTCGTCGGCGACGAGGAGGTCGCGGAGCTCAAGACGGAGATCCTCGAGTCCGGTCTCTCGACCCGACAGCTCGTCAAGACCGCTTGGGCGTCGGCGTCGACGTACCGCGACAGCGACAAACGCGGCGGCGCGAACGGCGGTCGGATCCGGCTCCGTCCGCAGCGTGACTGGGAGGTGAACGAGCCCGAGCAGCTGGCGACGGTGCTCGACACGCTCCGAGAGATCAAAGAGGAGTTCAACGGCTCCCGGTCGGACGACGTCCGCGTCTCGCTGGCCGACCTGATCGTGCTGGGCGGCAACGCGGCCGTCGAGGAGTCGGCCGCCGAGGCCGGCTACGACGTCGCGGTTCCGTTCGAACCGGGTCGCACGGACGCGTCACAGGACTGGACCGACATCGAGTCGTTCGAGGCGCTCAAACCGAAGGCCGACGGGTTCCGCAACTACCGCTCCGACGACGCCGAACGTCAGCCGGAGGAGCTGTTGGTCGACAGATCGGACCTGTTGAACCTGACCGCACACGAGATGACCGCGCTCGTCGGCGGTATGCGCACGCTCGCCGCGAATTACCGTGACTCCGAGCTCGGCGTCTTCACCGACGAGCCGGGGACGCTGACCAACGACTTCTTCGTGAACCTGCTCAGCATGGAGTACGAGTGGGAGCCGGTCGACGACGGCGACGTCTACGAGCTGATCGACCGCGAGACCGGCGAGACCGACTGGAAGGGCTCTCGCGTGGACCTCGTCTTCGGATCGAACGCCCGCCTTCGCGCCATTTCCGAGGCGTACGGCGCCGAAGACGCGGAGGAGCTGTTCGTCGAGGACTTCGTCGACGCCTGGAGCAAAGTCATGACGCTCGACCGCTTCGATCTCGAGTAG
- a CDS encoding bifunctional 4-hydroxy-2-oxoglutarate aldolase/2-dehydro-3-deoxy-phosphogluconate aldolase: MNETLSRLVDSGVVAVLRGVDADQLIGITEALREGGVTAVEITADTPNVAEKIGEVADSFDDEVVVGTGTVLDSETARTTLLAGAEFVVSPSLHEDVIETCNRYGAVTGPGVMTPTEAVRGYEAGADFVKVFPAKTVGPAHLGAMKGPLGQIPMMPTGGVSPDNAGDYVDAGAFAVGAGGALVDYDAAERGDYEAITETAREFTRVVEEARADD; the protein is encoded by the coding sequence ATGAACGAGACGCTCTCACGGCTCGTCGACAGCGGCGTCGTCGCGGTCCTGCGCGGAGTCGACGCCGACCAGCTCATCGGGATCACGGAGGCGCTACGCGAGGGCGGCGTCACCGCCGTCGAGATCACCGCGGACACCCCGAACGTCGCGGAGAAGATCGGCGAGGTCGCCGACTCCTTCGACGACGAGGTCGTCGTGGGCACCGGGACCGTCCTCGACAGCGAGACGGCCCGGACCACGCTGCTGGCGGGCGCGGAGTTCGTCGTCTCCCCGAGCCTCCACGAGGACGTGATCGAGACGTGTAACCGCTACGGCGCCGTCACCGGGCCCGGCGTGATGACCCCGACCGAGGCGGTCCGCGGCTACGAGGCCGGCGCCGACTTCGTGAAGGTGTTCCCCGCCAAGACCGTCGGCCCCGCCCACCTCGGCGCGATGAAGGGGCCGCTCGGCCAGATCCCGATGATGCCCACCGGCGGCGTGAGCCCGGACAACGCCGGGGACTACGTCGACGCGGGCGCCTTCGCGGTCGGCGCCGGCGGCGCGCTCGTCGACTACGACGCCGCCGAGCGCGGCGACTACGAGGCCATCACCGAGACCGCCCGCGAGTTCACGCGCGTGGTCGAGGAGGCGCGGGCGGACGACTGA
- a CDS encoding DUF5783 family protein, which yields MADEFDPEKFEDKYAHYFNELQRAYKNAFNQMNDRHDSELIHGIDQTVLNESEPFYEDGEFRIELPENPRERIRGAVGVDDETFEETLDEYVDRIESELYRTFGVDRPE from the coding sequence ATGGCCGACGAGTTCGACCCGGAGAAGTTCGAGGACAAGTACGCCCACTACTTCAACGAGCTTCAGCGGGCGTACAAGAACGCGTTCAACCAGATGAACGACCGGCACGACTCGGAGCTGATCCACGGGATCGACCAGACCGTGCTCAACGAGTCGGAGCCGTTCTACGAGGACGGCGAGTTCCGCATCGAACTCCCCGAGAACCCCCGCGAGCGCATCCGCGGCGCCGTCGGGGTCGACGACGAGACGTTCGAGGAGACGCTCGACGAGTACGTCGACCGGATCGAGTCCGAACTGTACCGGACTTTCGGCGTCGATCGCCCTGAGTGA